Proteins encoded in a region of the Vicinamibacterales bacterium genome:
- a CDS encoding sigma-70 family RNA polymerase sigma factor, with product MEPLTQFVQRARRGDVDAFGDVVRLTQRMAFALAYNVLRDAGLAQDAVQEAYLVAFRRLSDLEDAAAFPGWFRRVVITTALNTRRARRHTFLQLEDAPDVPILDEQEERWSEAKRLRLARALLTLTREERRLCDRRYHGDWNTARLAADAGIDETAMRKRLQRIRDKLRKEMEMTERRVLDLDRLPGDMPAKIVELLARPQLTELPENPVAIVLEAVRAVFPDFEPRELPEVVDWAEAERTIARDAVYVDVRELHRIDDRRILRYDLTLPLLMNVRFEGTPLRIFSTGKTYRVCEPDSTHLEAFHQAEVFCLDRRDRLDKWQIMSRVLQSVDATMPGLPVRIAPTSYAMCSEAFDIDVEQHGRWWEVLAFGVFTDRVVGHLGGDPAVHTAVGVGYGLERLAMLRYGIDDIRKLDVSNVA from the coding sequence GTGGAGCCGCTCACCCAGTTCGTCCAACGGGCCCGAAGGGGCGATGTCGACGCCTTCGGGGACGTCGTCCGCCTGACCCAGCGGATGGCCTTCGCGCTGGCGTACAACGTCCTGCGTGACGCCGGCCTGGCCCAGGACGCGGTCCAGGAAGCCTACCTCGTCGCGTTCCGGCGGCTCTCGGACCTCGAGGACGCCGCCGCATTCCCCGGATGGTTCCGGCGCGTTGTGATCACGACGGCCCTGAACACGCGGCGCGCGCGCCGCCATACGTTCCTCCAGCTGGAGGACGCCCCGGACGTGCCCATCCTCGACGAGCAGGAAGAACGGTGGTCCGAGGCGAAGCGTCTGCGTCTCGCCCGGGCGCTGCTGACACTCACGCGCGAAGAGCGCCGCCTGTGCGATCGCCGTTACCACGGCGACTGGAACACGGCGCGTCTGGCGGCGGATGCGGGCATCGACGAGACCGCCATGCGCAAGCGGCTGCAGCGCATTCGCGACAAGCTGCGGAAGGAGATGGAGATGACCGAACGGCGCGTGCTCGACCTCGATCGGCTGCCCGGGGACATGCCGGCGAAAATCGTGGAGCTGCTGGCGCGGCCGCAGCTCACCGAGCTGCCGGAGAACCCCGTGGCCATCGTGCTGGAGGCCGTGCGTGCGGTGTTCCCCGACTTCGAGCCGCGCGAGCTGCCCGAGGTCGTGGACTGGGCGGAGGCGGAGCGGACGATCGCGCGCGACGCGGTCTACGTGGACGTCCGCGAGCTGCATCGCATCGACGACCGCCGGATCCTGCGTTATGACCTGACGCTGCCGCTCCTGATGAACGTCCGGTTCGAAGGGACGCCGCTCCGCATCTTCTCGACCGGGAAGACCTACCGCGTCTGCGAACCGGACTCGACCCATCTCGAGGCGTTCCACCAGGCGGAAGTGTTCTGCCTCGATCGGCGCGATCGGCTCGACAAGTGGCAGATCATGTCGCGCGTCCTGCAGTCCGTCGACGCGACGATGCCCGGGCTGCCCGTGCGGATCGCGCCGACGTCGTACGCGATGTGCAGCGAAGCGTTCGACATCGACGTCGAGCAGCACGGCCGGTGGTGGGAAGTGCTTGCGTTCGGCGTCTTCACCGATCGCGTGGTCGGGCACCTCGGCGGCGATCCTGCTGTGCACACCGCGGTCGGCGTCGGCTACGGACTCGAACGCCTCGCCATGCTGCGCTACGGCATCGACGACATCCGCAAGCTGGACGTCAGCAACGTCGCGTAA
- a CDS encoding aminotransferase class III-fold pyridoxal phosphate-dependent enzyme, producing MNTVDTAVAGLSGQTIVDLTKKHTLFEWSAQGAIDPIPVAGAKGCWFWTPEGKRYLDFNSQLMCVNIGHGDERVIRAIQQQAETLAYANPFMATEARARLGRKLAQICPGDIEVFFFTNGGAEANENAIKLARFYTGRHKILSFYRSYHGGTAGAMMLTGDPRRWSSEPGMPGVVHVLNPYHGVQQGWESAAAALARIEETIQLEGAHTIAGFILEPVTGTNGVLVPPDGFIQGIRELCTRYGILMIADEVMSGFGRTGEWFAVDHWRVVPDLITMAKGLTSAYVPLGAVGMRRVIADHFKDRVFFGGLTYNSHPLGCATALATLKVYEDDNLIEAARKMGGVMKDLLAQLQSRHAIVGAVRSIGLFGIVELVKDRESMEPLAPFNGTSEPMNHLRRIFREEGLYTFVRFNYFFANPPLTITEEELRHGFDIVDRALAQIG from the coding sequence ATGAACACCGTGGACACTGCGGTTGCGGGCCTCAGCGGCCAGACCATCGTCGATCTCACGAAGAAGCACACGTTGTTCGAGTGGTCGGCGCAGGGGGCGATCGATCCGATTCCGGTCGCCGGCGCGAAGGGCTGCTGGTTCTGGACGCCGGAGGGAAAGCGGTATCTCGACTTCAACAGCCAGTTGATGTGCGTCAACATCGGCCATGGCGACGAGCGGGTGATCCGCGCGATCCAGCAGCAGGCCGAGACGCTCGCCTACGCGAATCCGTTCATGGCGACGGAAGCGCGGGCCCGTCTGGGTCGCAAGCTGGCGCAGATCTGCCCGGGCGACATCGAGGTGTTCTTCTTCACCAACGGCGGCGCCGAAGCCAACGAGAACGCCATCAAGCTGGCGCGCTTCTACACCGGACGGCACAAGATCCTGTCGTTCTACCGGTCGTACCACGGCGGCACGGCGGGGGCGATGATGCTGACCGGCGATCCGCGGCGATGGTCCTCCGAGCCCGGCATGCCGGGGGTCGTCCACGTGCTGAACCCGTACCACGGCGTGCAGCAGGGCTGGGAGAGCGCCGCGGCGGCGCTGGCGCGGATCGAGGAGACGATTCAGCTCGAAGGGGCGCACACGATCGCCGGCTTCATCCTCGAGCCGGTGACCGGGACCAACGGCGTGCTCGTCCCGCCGGACGGCTTCATCCAGGGAATCCGGGAGCTGTGCACCAGGTACGGCATCCTGATGATCGCCGACGAAGTGATGTCCGGCTTCGGCCGTACCGGGGAATGGTTCGCGGTCGATCACTGGCGGGTCGTGCCCGATCTGATCACGATGGCCAAAGGGCTGACGAGCGCCTACGTTCCGCTCGGCGCCGTCGGCATGCGGCGCGTCATCGCCGATCACTTCAAGGACCGGGTGTTCTTCGGCGGCCTCACCTACAACAGCCACCCGCTCGGCTGCGCCACCGCGCTCGCGACGTTGAAGGTGTACGAAGACGACAACCTGATCGAAGCCGCGCGGAAGATGGGCGGCGTGATGAAGGACCTTCTGGCGCAGCTCCAGTCGCGGCACGCGATCGTCGGCGCCGTCCGCTCGATCGGCCTCTTCGGCATCGTCGAGCTGGTGAAGGATCGCGAGTCGATGGAGCCGCTCGCGCCGTTCAACGGCACGTCAGAGCCGATGAATCACCTGCGCCGCATCTTCCGCGAAGAGGGGCTCTACACCTTCGTCCGCTTCAACTACTTTTTCGCCAACCCGCCGCTGACCATCACGGAGGAAGAGCTGCGCCACGGCTTCGATATCGTCGACCGCGCCCTGGCGCAGATAGGCTAG
- a CDS encoding tartrate dehydrogenase, translated as MIAGDGIGKEVIPAGIEVVKKAAALCGAGIEFTEFPWGCDFYHRHGRMMDPDGFERLREFDAIYLGAIGDPSVPDHVSVWQLILPIRQRFDQYVNLRPMRLVAGAKTPLAGRGAPDIDMICVRENSEGEYAGIGGRLHPGTPEDVAQQVSVMTRRGIERIARYAFETASKRPRKLLASATKSNALQYTMVLWDEVVDRVAADYPGVSWRKYHVDALVARMVTDPGSLDVIVASNLFGDILTDLGAAVSGSLGIAPSGNINPERRYPSMFEPIHGSAPDIAGKGVANPIGAIWAGALMLDHLGAREGHDAIVAAIERVMGGSGPRTPDLGGRAGTKDVANAILAEVRT; from the coding sequence GTGATTGCCGGAGACGGAATCGGCAAGGAAGTGATCCCCGCCGGGATCGAAGTGGTCAAGAAAGCGGCGGCGCTCTGCGGCGCCGGGATCGAGTTCACGGAGTTCCCGTGGGGATGCGATTTCTATCATCGCCACGGCAGGATGATGGACCCGGACGGGTTCGAGCGCCTGCGCGAGTTCGACGCGATCTATCTCGGCGCGATCGGCGATCCGTCCGTGCCCGATCACGTCTCGGTGTGGCAGCTGATCCTGCCGATCCGTCAGCGATTCGATCAGTACGTCAACCTCCGCCCGATGCGGCTCGTCGCCGGCGCGAAGACGCCGCTCGCCGGCCGCGGCGCGCCCGACATCGACATGATCTGCGTGCGGGAGAACTCGGAAGGGGAATATGCCGGCATCGGCGGACGCCTGCATCCGGGCACCCCCGAGGACGTCGCGCAGCAGGTGAGCGTGATGACGCGGCGCGGCATCGAGCGGATCGCCCGGTACGCGTTCGAGACCGCGTCGAAGCGGCCGCGCAAGCTGCTGGCGAGCGCCACCAAGTCCAACGCCCTGCAGTACACGATGGTCCTGTGGGACGAGGTGGTCGACCGCGTCGCCGCGGACTACCCGGGGGTCTCGTGGCGCAAGTACCACGTCGACGCCCTGGTGGCCCGGATGGTCACCGATCCCGGCAGCCTCGACGTGATCGTCGCGTCGAACCTGTTCGGCGATATCCTCACCGATCTCGGCGCCGCCGTATCGGGCAGCCTCGGCATCGCCCCGAGCGGCAACATCAACCCGGAACGGCGGTACCCGTCGATGTTCGAGCCGATACATGGATCGGCGCCGGACATCGCGGGGAAGGGAGTGGCCAACCCGATCGGCGCCATCTGGGCCGGGGCCCTGATGCTCGATCATCTCGGCGCACGGGAAGGGCACGACGCCATCGTCGCCGCGATCGAGCGCGTGATGGGCGGCAGCGGTCCGCGCACGCCGGACCTCGGCGGCCGGGCCGGCACGAAGGACGTCGCGAACGCGATTCTCGCGGAAGTCAGGACGTAG
- a CDS encoding SDR family NAD(P)-dependent oxidoreductase translates to MDLFSLTGKTAAVIGAGSGIGEAVALGCARQGARVVCLDVNDTAARGVAERARRDGGQAESAALDIRDAGAVDRAFADLDARYGVDVAICTPSINVRKPILQYTDEELSRVLDVNIKGNFHVLRAAGRVMTPRKKGSIILFSSIRSQVVEPGQAAYAATKAGIVQLARTAAAEFGPHGVRVNAIGPGVIETPLTAPIKANADWYNAYAAKSVFKRWGKPEELVGATVFLASDAASYVTGSIIFVDGGWLAADGRFSPPGM, encoded by the coding sequence ATGGATCTGTTCAGTCTGACGGGCAAGACCGCGGCGGTGATCGGCGCCGGCTCGGGCATCGGGGAAGCGGTGGCGCTCGGCTGCGCGCGCCAGGGGGCGCGGGTCGTGTGCCTCGACGTCAACGACACGGCGGCGCGCGGCGTCGCCGAGCGGGCGCGCCGCGACGGCGGCCAGGCGGAGAGCGCGGCGCTCGACATCCGCGACGCCGGCGCCGTCGATCGGGCCTTCGCCGATCTCGACGCCAGGTACGGCGTCGACGTCGCGATCTGCACGCCCAGCATCAACGTCCGCAAGCCGATCCTGCAGTACACGGACGAGGAGCTGTCGCGGGTGCTCGACGTCAACATCAAGGGGAACTTCCACGTGCTGCGCGCGGCCGGGCGGGTGATGACGCCGCGAAAGAAGGGCAGCATCATTCTCTTCTCGTCGATCCGATCGCAGGTCGTCGAGCCGGGGCAGGCCGCCTACGCCGCCACCAAAGCGGGCATCGTCCAGCTCGCCCGTACCGCCGCGGCCGAGTTCGGCCCGCACGGCGTCCGGGTCAACGCCATCGGCCCGGGCGTGATCGAGACGCCGCTGACCGCCCCGATCAAGGCCAACGCGGACTGGTACAACGCGTACGCGGCCAAGAGCGTGTTCAAGCGCTGGGGCAAGCCGGAGGAGCTGGTCGGCGCGACGGTGTTCCTCGCCTCGGATGCCGCGAGCTACGTTACGGGATCGATCATTTTCGTCGATGGCGGCTGGCTCGCGGCCGACGGCCGCTTCTCGCCGCCGGGTATGTAG
- a CDS encoding sodium:solute symporter family protein, giving the protein MSIHLGLLIGYSILLTAVGLWIGRFVRGSGDFFVAGRTLGAPLLFSTVLAANIGAGTTVGAAGMAYRDGLSAWWWNGTAGLASFVLAFWVGPRIWRLASAHGFYTAGDFLEHRYGQQVRVVIAALVWIGTLFILAGQLIAGAAVLEVVAGIPRGAGAAIGAVVMTIYFVAGGLLSSAWVNLLQLVVLMIGFALAVPPVLSAVGGLSGLASSAALPPGFLDPFYTSPATSVSGWKLLAIYGPAFMLSPGLLQKAYGARDEAAVKIGIAAQGACLLVFSFIPVFFGMAARVLHPSVASINLVLPTVFAEDMAPWLGALGLAAVFSAEVSTCDAILFMLSTSLSKDLYKRIINPAASDAQMLRVARIAAVAGGAIGTVLAVQLSTIVSALAIFYSLAGVSLFVPVIAGLAGKRGGAPEALAAIAAGIATLLAVQVATGGIGYGIFNPNLLGLIASAIAYAIVYVARGRGAGVEAV; this is encoded by the coding sequence GTGAGCATTCATCTCGGCCTGCTCATCGGCTACTCGATCCTGTTGACCGCGGTCGGCCTGTGGATCGGGCGGTTCGTGCGCGGCTCGGGCGATTTCTTCGTCGCCGGCCGGACGCTGGGGGCGCCGCTGCTCTTCTCGACCGTGCTGGCGGCCAACATCGGCGCCGGCACCACGGTGGGCGCCGCGGGGATGGCGTACCGGGACGGCCTCAGCGCGTGGTGGTGGAACGGCACCGCCGGGCTCGCGTCGTTCGTGCTCGCCTTCTGGGTCGGCCCGCGGATCTGGCGGCTGGCGAGCGCGCACGGCTTCTACACCGCGGGGGATTTTCTCGAGCATCGCTACGGCCAGCAGGTCCGCGTCGTCATCGCCGCGCTGGTGTGGATCGGAACGCTGTTCATCCTCGCCGGGCAGTTGATCGCCGGGGCGGCCGTGCTCGAAGTGGTGGCGGGCATTCCGCGCGGCGCCGGCGCGGCGATCGGCGCGGTGGTGATGACGATCTATTTCGTCGCCGGCGGCCTGCTCAGCTCGGCATGGGTGAACCTGCTGCAGCTCGTCGTCCTCATGATCGGGTTCGCGCTGGCGGTTCCGCCGGTGCTCTCGGCCGTCGGCGGCCTGTCGGGCCTGGCATCCAGCGCCGCGCTGCCCCCGGGGTTTCTCGATCCGTTCTACACCTCGCCGGCGACGTCCGTGTCGGGCTGGAAGCTGCTCGCGATCTACGGTCCGGCGTTCATGCTGTCTCCGGGGCTGCTGCAGAAAGCGTACGGCGCGCGCGACGAAGCTGCGGTGAAGATCGGCATCGCCGCGCAAGGCGCCTGCCTGCTGGTCTTCTCGTTCATCCCCGTGTTCTTCGGCATGGCCGCACGCGTGCTGCATCCGTCGGTCGCGAGCATCAACCTGGTGTTGCCGACCGTGTTCGCCGAGGACATGGCGCCGTGGCTCGGGGCGCTGGGCCTGGCGGCGGTGTTTTCCGCCGAGGTGAGCACGTGCGACGCGATTCTGTTCATGCTGTCGACGTCGCTCTCGAAGGACCTGTACAAGCGGATCATCAATCCTGCGGCGAGCGACGCCCAGATGCTCCGCGTGGCGCGAATCGCCGCCGTCGCCGGCGGCGCGATCGGCACCGTGCTGGCGGTGCAGCTCTCGACCATCGTCTCGGCGCTGGCGATCTTCTACTCGCTGGCGGGGGTGAGTCTCTTCGTGCCGGTCATCGCCGGCCTGGCCGGGAAGCGCGGCGGGGCGCCGGAGGCGCTCGCCGCGATCGCCGCAGGGATCGCGACACTGCTCGCCGTACAGGTGGCGACGGGGGGGATCGGGTACGGCATCTTCAATCCCAACCTGCTCGGCCTGATCGCGTCGGCGATCGCCTATGCGATCGTGTATGTCGCGCGCGGGCGCGGGGCCGGCGTGGAGGCGGTGTAG
- a CDS encoding acetylornithine deacetylase/succinyl-diaminopimelate desuccinylase family protein: protein MAPTADRVLAQVEALEEEAVAFASALIRIPTVNPPGEHYEACARLIGETLAAHGLEIEYHAAEGRPEHTPAHPRLNVIGTRRGRASRPLVHLNGHFDVVPPGAGWTVDPFGGEVRDGRIWGRGACDMKAGVAAAVFAVEAIRRADVALHGSVEISGTVDEESGGFAGVAWLAQQKRISADRTDFAIIPEPLYVDRICVGHRGVYWFEVETRGRIAHGSMPFHGVNAVDHLGVVLERMRHRLQPALASRRTDVPVIPAAARHATLNINGIVGGQPVDGIQTPCVADRCRAVFDRRFLLEEGFERTRAEIVDLLDGIARDLPDFDYALRDLMVVHPTVTPDGSPVVAALERALQRVLGRSSLVASPGTYDQKHFARIAGVPHCVAYGPGILDLAHQPDEYCDVADLMNATRVIALAVLDLTRTVC from the coding sequence ATGGCGCCGACAGCCGACCGGGTGCTCGCGCAGGTGGAGGCGCTCGAGGAGGAAGCGGTCGCCTTCGCCTCCGCCCTCATCCGCATCCCCACCGTGAACCCGCCGGGAGAGCATTACGAAGCGTGCGCCCGCCTGATCGGCGAAACGCTCGCCGCGCACGGGCTGGAGATCGAGTATCACGCCGCCGAGGGGCGGCCCGAGCACACGCCGGCGCATCCGCGTCTCAACGTCATCGGCACGCGCCGAGGCCGGGCCTCGCGCCCGCTCGTTCACCTCAACGGCCATTTCGACGTCGTCCCGCCCGGTGCGGGGTGGACCGTGGATCCGTTCGGCGGCGAGGTGCGCGACGGCCGGATCTGGGGGCGCGGCGCGTGCGACATGAAGGCCGGCGTCGCGGCCGCCGTGTTCGCGGTCGAAGCGATCCGCCGCGCCGACGTCGCGCTGCACGGCAGCGTCGAGATCAGCGGCACGGTCGACGAAGAGAGCGGCGGCTTCGCCGGCGTCGCGTGGCTGGCGCAGCAGAAGCGCATCAGCGCGGACCGCACCGATTTCGCCATCATCCCCGAGCCGCTGTACGTGGATCGCATCTGCGTCGGCCATCGCGGCGTCTACTGGTTCGAAGTCGAGACGCGCGGCAGGATCGCGCACGGCAGCATGCCGTTCCACGGCGTGAACGCCGTCGATCACCTCGGCGTGGTTCTCGAACGGATGCGGCATCGGCTGCAGCCGGCGCTGGCGTCGCGCCGCACCGACGTCCCGGTCATACCGGCGGCGGCGCGCCACGCCACCCTGAACATCAACGGCATCGTCGGCGGGCAGCCGGTGGACGGGATTCAGACCCCGTGCGTCGCCGACCGCTGCCGCGCGGTGTTCGATCGCCGCTTCCTGCTGGAAGAGGGATTCGAGCGGACGCGCGCCGAGATCGTCGATCTGCTCGACGGCATCGCGCGCGACCTCCCCGACTTCGACTACGCGCTGCGCGACCTGATGGTCGTCCATCCGACGGTCACGCCGGACGGCTCACCGGTGGTCGCGGCGCTCGAGCGGGCGCTGCAGCGCGTGCTCGGCCGGAGCAGTCTCGTGGCCAGCCCGGGGACCTACGATCAGAAGCATTTCGCGCGGATTGCCGGCGTGCCACACTGCGTCGCGTACGGCCCCGGCATCCTCGATCTCGCGCACCAGCCGGATGAGTACTGCGACGTCGCCGATCTCATGAACGCGACCCGGGTGATCGCGCTGGCGGTCCTCGACCTCACCAGGACCGTCTGCTGA
- a CDS encoding TonB-dependent receptor: MQRMSAAIAIAILAAVTAAPAAAQATGSITGVITDQSGAVMPGVSVDARNTATGVVRTTTSGADGFYSLPLLQPGRYQVKATLSGFKPVIREAIDVSVGDTSRADFRLTVGGLEENVTVTIETPLVETSHATLGITIDQQKVTELPLNGRNFTQLGTLIPGVVAPPGGLGGSAGDATPGGFGAATSGFNVNGMRNQSNNFLLDGASNNDSFNTGFVMRPPPDAIQEFKIQTHSYNAEFGRNSGSVVNVVTRGGTNELHGAAWEFNRDDALQARNFFAPVDQAKPKLKQNQFGGAVGGPLVRSRLFGFGYYEGYRNRRGNTTNVVVLSDAQRHGDFSGGAAIRDPQTGQPFTGNVIPSDRISPVARGLIEQFVPRANTLPNRYVASPETVDDRDSIGTRVDFQLSAKHAFLGRYLRTTTAAETPPVTNAIGNTSQATLNDYMGSHTFIVTPRAINVARISYNRINARPAITSGLKNEDFGINVPNTNPLAQGLAAISIAGFFSLGDANQPFVKRVNEVFQITDDFTWARGSHALKFGADVRNEHMVIAFINRPNGDFAFANTFTGNAAADFLLGLPSQFRRTTTNQAQDGTGWLYSAYAQDEWRAGPRLTVTAGVRYELAQPFVDKNDALNAFHPGVQSQRFPDAPVGLVYPGDPGVPRGTYATDANNVAPRLGIVWDPAGDGRTTVRGAWGIFYDALAGQGDFFQNGVLAPPFTPLVELQAPPASLTLANPLAAIAGGPSRFPANLTIIGWGEDFVTPYAHHFNATVQRQVGRSLGLEAGYVGSRGRHLPIFMEVNPGVYVPGQTSRGARIFPAFALVRPTFSVAQSRYDSLQMSARLRSTRGINFLASYTLAHARDHVSGLNIGGETRPVLPVTVGDDASIERALALEWADALFDVRQRFVVSFGAELPTPRNFGAALEHLAGGWQLNGIVQTQSGFPLSVTDPANNGLDIRFLTNRPDATCDPNENAPRTTDQWFRTSCIAARPLAATGERPGNAGRNSIRGPGFASTDLSLFKNVGFGGARRVQFRIEAFNVFNQVRFGNPGTAVGTANFGRITTAQDGRVIQLGIKYLF, from the coding sequence ATGCAGAGGATGTCCGCCGCCATCGCCATCGCGATCCTCGCGGCCGTCACCGCCGCGCCGGCGGCGGCGCAGGCCACCGGCAGCATCACCGGGGTGATCACCGACCAGTCCGGCGCGGTGATGCCCGGCGTCAGCGTCGACGCGAGGAACACCGCCACCGGCGTCGTCCGCACCACGACCAGCGGCGCCGATGGGTTCTACTCGCTGCCGCTGCTCCAGCCTGGGCGATACCAGGTGAAGGCGACGTTGAGCGGATTCAAGCCGGTGATCCGCGAGGCCATCGACGTATCGGTCGGCGATACCAGCCGCGCCGACTTCCGGCTCACCGTCGGCGGGCTGGAAGAGAACGTGACGGTGACGATCGAGACGCCGCTGGTCGAGACGTCGCACGCCACGCTCGGCATCACGATCGATCAGCAGAAGGTGACCGAGCTGCCGCTGAACGGCCGCAACTTCACCCAGCTCGGCACGTTGATCCCGGGGGTGGTGGCGCCGCCAGGCGGGCTCGGCGGCAGCGCCGGGGATGCGACGCCGGGCGGCTTCGGTGCGGCGACCAGCGGCTTCAACGTCAACGGCATGCGCAATCAGTCGAACAACTTCCTGCTCGACGGCGCCAGCAACAACGACAGCTTCAACACCGGATTCGTGATGCGGCCGCCGCCCGACGCCATCCAGGAGTTCAAGATCCAGACGCATTCCTACAACGCCGAGTTCGGGCGCAACTCCGGCTCCGTCGTCAACGTCGTCACCCGCGGCGGCACCAACGAGCTGCACGGCGCGGCCTGGGAGTTCAACCGCGACGACGCGCTGCAGGCGAGAAACTTCTTTGCTCCGGTCGACCAGGCGAAGCCGAAGCTGAAACAGAATCAGTTCGGCGGCGCGGTCGGCGGACCGCTGGTTCGCAGCCGGTTGTTCGGTTTCGGCTATTACGAGGGATATCGCAACCGCCGCGGCAACACCACGAACGTCGTCGTCCTCAGCGACGCGCAGCGTCACGGCGATTTCTCCGGCGGCGCCGCCATCCGCGATCCGCAGACCGGGCAGCCGTTCACGGGCAACGTCATCCCCTCGGACCGGATCAGTCCGGTGGCGCGAGGCCTGATCGAGCAGTTCGTGCCCCGCGCCAACACGCTGCCCAACCGCTACGTCGCGTCACCCGAGACGGTGGACGACCGGGACTCGATCGGCACACGTGTCGACTTTCAACTGAGCGCGAAGCATGCCTTCCTCGGCCGCTACCTGCGGACCACGACGGCGGCGGAAACGCCGCCGGTGACCAATGCGATCGGAAACACCTCGCAGGCCACGCTGAACGACTACATGGGATCGCACACCTTCATCGTGACGCCGCGGGCGATCAACGTCGCGCGCATCTCGTACAACCGCATCAACGCGCGGCCGGCGATCACCAGCGGCCTGAAGAACGAGGACTTCGGCATCAACGTGCCGAACACCAATCCGCTCGCGCAGGGGCTGGCGGCGATCTCGATCGCCGGCTTCTTCAGTCTCGGCGACGCCAACCAGCCGTTCGTGAAGCGCGTCAACGAGGTGTTCCAGATCACCGACGACTTCACGTGGGCGCGCGGCAGCCACGCCCTGAAGTTCGGCGCCGACGTGCGCAACGAGCACATGGTGATCGCGTTCATCAACCGGCCGAACGGCGACTTCGCGTTCGCGAACACGTTCACCGGCAACGCCGCCGCGGACTTCCTGCTGGGTCTGCCCTCGCAGTTCCGGCGGACCACGACCAACCAGGCGCAGGACGGGACCGGCTGGCTCTACTCGGCGTACGCGCAGGACGAGTGGCGCGCGGGGCCGCGCCTCACCGTCACGGCCGGTGTGCGCTACGAACTGGCGCAGCCGTTCGTCGACAAGAACGACGCGCTGAACGCCTTCCATCCGGGCGTGCAGTCGCAGCGGTTCCCGGACGCGCCGGTCGGGCTCGTCTATCCGGGCGATCCGGGGGTGCCGCGCGGCACGTACGCGACCGACGCCAACAACGTCGCGCCGCGGCTGGGCATCGTGTGGGATCCCGCGGGAGACGGACGGACGACAGTCCGCGGCGCGTGGGGCATCTTCTACGACGCGCTCGCCGGACAGGGAGACTTCTTCCAGAACGGCGTCCTCGCGCCGCCGTTCACGCCGCTCGTCGAACTGCAGGCGCCGCCGGCGTCGCTGACGCTCGCGAATCCGCTGGCGGCCATCGCCGGCGGCCCGTCGCGCTTCCCGGCGAATCTCACGATCATCGGCTGGGGCGAGGACTTCGTCACGCCGTACGCGCATCATTTCAACGCGACCGTGCAGCGGCAGGTCGGCCGAAGCCTCGGTCTCGAAGCCGGCTACGTCGGCTCGCGGGGACGCCACCTGCCGATCTTCATGGAAGTGAATCCCGGCGTGTACGTGCCGGGACAGACGTCGCGCGGAGCGCGCATCTTCCCGGCGTTCGCGCTGGTGCGTCCGACCTTCTCGGTCGCGCAGTCGCGCTATGACTCACTGCAGATGAGCGCCCGTCTTCGCTCCACCCGCGGCATCAACTTCCTCGCGTCCTATACCCTCGCGCACGCCAGGGATCACGTCTCCGGCCTGAACATCGGCGGCGAGACGCGGCCGGTCCTCCCGGTCACCGTCGGCGACGACGCATCGATCGAGCGGGCGCTGGCGCTCGAGTGGGCCGACGCACTCTTCGACGTGCGTCAACGCTTCGTCGTCAGCTTCGGCGCCGAGCTGCCGACGCCGCGGAACTTCGGTGCGGCCCTCGAGCACCTCGCCGGCGGCTGGCAGCTGAACGGCATCGTCCAGACGCAGAGCGGATTCCCGCTGTCGGTCACCGACCCGGCGAACAACGGCCTCGACATCCGCTTCCTGACCAACCGTCCGGATGCGACGTGCGATCCGAACGAGAACGCGCCGCGCACGACGGATCAATGGTTCAGGACCTCGTGCATCGCCGCGCGCCCGCTGGCGGCGACCGGCGAACGCCCGGGGAACGCCGGACGCAACTCGATTCGCGGACCCGGCTTCGCCTCCACCGACCTGTCGCTGTTCAAGAACGTGGGGTTCGGCGGCGCACGGCGCGTGCAGTTCCGCATCGAGGCCTTCAACGTGTTCAACCAGGTGCGCTTCGGCAATCCGGGAACCGCGGTCGGCACGGCGAATTTCGGCCGGATCACGACGGCCCAGGACGGCCGCGTCATTCAGTTGGGCATCAAGTATCTTTTCTAG